The DNA region GATACAGACCACGCGCATCCGCCAGGACACCGATCCTGCGTTGCACCTCAAGCGGAGACTCACGCACATCGAACCCATCCACTTTGGCAGTTCCCTCATCAGGCTTAAGCAGGGTGTACAACATGCGCAGGGTTGTGCTTTTGCCCGCTCCATTGGGACCAAGCAAACCGGTAATTTGACCGTCCGGAGCAGAGAAGGATACATTTTGAACAGCTTTTACGCTGCCAAAGGATTTGGAAAGACCTTGTACTTGGATCATGATGGTGACCTTCGCATACTTACGGACGTGGTCCGCTGAAATCAACAAAGAATGGCGGCGGCTGGATGGCATCCACGCAGGCGGTATCCAACCCCTGGATCGAAGCGTTCTTGATAAAAGCCCGGAACAGATTCACGCTGCAACGACTGGAAAGATTGCCATGACCCATACCGGAAAAGACCAGATGCAATTCATTTGTAAGGCTTTCGGCAACACGTTCCGCATGACGCGGCGGGGTGATGGGATCCGCTTCACCGGAAAGGATCAATACCGGTACATCCGATATGACGGGTTCCCGAAATTCAGTTGAGACGCTGCCCTGCTCCCATTCGGAGCAGACCGCCGAAAAAACTACAGTACGGTCATCAAAAACACTTTGCTCACTGCGCCGGGCAGCCTCTGCGGCTGAAATCAGCGGCGCATCTTCCGTACAGGCAACGGCATAGAACATTCCCTCGTACAAACCTGCGTTGACCAGAAACGCCTGTGAGATCAAGGGAATATAATTTTCATCCGCATACGCTTGATGGATGGATAATGGCAAAGTAGCAACCAGATCCGGCACATAAAGCGTGTTGAAAACCATGTTGGTGACCAGCCCGCGAGTGACGGTCAGATCAAGCGGTTTATTGGTCAGGGAATGCGGAATGGTGATCTCCGCAGGTGAAGCATCAAGGCGGTTGAGCACGCTTTCGAACTCATTCCTTAATCCGGGAAACGTCGAACTACAGGCTTCATCCGCTTCACAACGCGAGAAGAACAGCTCAAGCGCAGCCTGACCGTCCGTTGCGGCATCCATGAACATGACAAAATCCGGGTCGACCACTGCATCGAGCGTCACCGTGCGGACGTGCTCAGGGAACATGCGCAGGTAGGTCAATGCCGCGCGGGTTCCGTAGGAAGCGCCATAGATGTTAATGGTTTCATATCCCAGCGCCGCCCGCACTTCATCCAGATCGGTCATGGCGATCTCGGTAGTGTAGAAGCGCATATCTGCTTCCAGCGTTCCAGGGCAGGATTTCAGCTTCTCCAATACCTGCTCTTCGGTCAACTCTTCATCTTCAGGACCAAGACATCGCAGCGGATTCGATTTTCCAGTACCGCGCTGGTCAACCAGCACGATATCACGCTCTTCCCGGATCTGGAACAGCAAGGAGATCATCGAGGGGAAAGCTTCGACAGCCGACTGACCGGGACCACCCGCCAGCGGGAAAAGCGCATCCGGTTCTGAATTACGTTTGATGGCGGGGATGACCGCCACATGCAGGTCGATCTGCCTTCCATCCGGGTTGGCGCGGTCTTCCGGAACGGTCAACGTGCCGCAGCGCGCGTCCAACTGATTTCCAGCAGGTGACGTCAGGATGCAATCTTCCAGCGTGATGGAACTCGCAGGAACAGCAGTCAGGTTCCCGGGAGAGCAGGAAGCGAGAAATATCAAAAGGAACAGGGATGTGTAGAAAAGTCGTCTCATGGTCGTCAATATGGTCAGGTTGCTATCGTATCCTGCAAATTTGGCTTGGCTATTTTACCCCATCCCCCTTGACACTGCTTTCGCCCTCGCATAGAATACCGCCCAATTATGAAATCGGTTCACTTCAATCTCAACATCACCACTACCACCTCCCGGCTCCCCGTGAGGAATTTGCGCTTGGTGAAGTGACCGAATAAAGGTTATCTCAAAACACAACGCCTCACGGAAACGTGGGGCGTTTTTGTTTACCAACTCACAGGAGAATGCCATGAAAAAGACGCTCGTCATGAAGTTCGGAGGCACATCCGTCGGCTCTGTGGATGCGCTCGTCAGCGCAACGCAGATCATTCGGGATGCAAAAAAGGAGTGGGAACGTATCGTCGTAGTGACATCCGCCATGTCCGGCGTGACCAATCTCTTATTGGACTCTGCCGCTTCCGCTTCGCAAGGGAAGGTTGATCCACTTTCAGCAGCCGAATCCACGCTGAAAGAAAGACACTTCGCCGCAGCGGACTCGCTCATCCAAGATGCGGATCTGCGCGAAAAAACAAAAGCGGAGATCGAGTTGCTCATCCAATCATTTGTGGATCTGTGCAAAGCCATTGCCGTGCTCGGCGAAGCCAGTCCGCGTGCAATGGATGCGGTCGCATCGCTTGGCGAGCGGATGAGCGTCCGCCTGTTGGCAGCCATTGTCAATGACGCGGGAGTCAAAGCCCGGGCTGTCGAAGCGACGGAATTCATCGTCACCAATGCAAATTACCAGAATGCACATCCCGATCTCATCACCACCGTCGAACGGACGCGGAGTATCTTAAATCCATTGATGGATGAGGAAATCATTCCCATCACAACAGGCTTCATCGGCGCGACGCCTGAAGGCGCAGTCACCACGCTCGGGCGCGGAGGAAGCGACTATTCCGCAGCCATCATCGGTTCTGTTTTGCCCGCAGATGAAGTCTGGATCTGGACGGATGTAGACGGCGTCATGACGGCGGATCCGCGGCTCGTCCCTTCGGCGCAGACCCTGCCTGAGATCAATTACAGCGAGATCGCGGAACTCGCCTATTACGGGGCAAAAGTCCTGCATCCCAAGACCATCCGCCCCGTGGTGGATGCGGGCATCGGGTTGAGGATCTGCAACACGTTCAACCCATCCCACCCCGGAACACGCCTGAAGGGAAATTCAAGACCGAATGGCAAGGTCAATGGACGGGTGGTGAAGGCAGTGACCGCCATCCGAAAACA from Anaerolineales bacterium includes:
- a CDS encoding alpha/beta hydrolase, with amino-acid sequence MRRLFYTSLFLLIFLASCSPGNLTAVPASSITLEDCILTSPAGNQLDARCGTLTVPEDRANPDGRQIDLHVAVIPAIKRNSEPDALFPLAGGPGQSAVEAFPSMISLLFQIREERDIVLVDQRGTGKSNPLRCLGPEDEELTEEQVLEKLKSCPGTLEADMRFYTTEIAMTDLDEVRAALGYETINIYGASYGTRAALTYLRMFPEHVRTVTLDAVVDPDFVMFMDAATDGQAALELFFSRCEADEACSSTFPGLRNEFESVLNRLDASPAEITIPHSLTNKPLDLTVTRGLVTNMVFNTLYVPDLVATLPLSIHQAYADENYIPLISQAFLVNAGLYEGMFYAVACTEDAPLISAAEAARRSEQSVFDDRTVVFSAVCSEWEQGSVSTEFREPVISDVPVLILSGEADPITPPRHAERVAESLTNELHLVFSGMGHGNLSSRCSVNLFRAFIKNASIQGLDTACVDAIQPPPFFVDFSGPRP
- a CDS encoding aspartate kinase, whose protein sequence is MKKTLVMKFGGTSVGSVDALVSATQIIRDAKKEWERIVVVTSAMSGVTNLLLDSAASASQGKVDPLSAAESTLKERHFAAADSLIQDADLREKTKAEIELLIQSFVDLCKAIAVLGEASPRAMDAVASLGERMSVRLLAAIVNDAGVKARAVEATEFIVTNANYQNAHPDLITTVERTRSILNPLMDEEIIPITTGFIGATPEGAVTTLGRGGSDYSAAIIGSVLPADEVWIWTDVDGVMTADPRLVPSAQTLPEINYSEIAELAYYGAKVLHPKTIRPVVDAGIGLRICNTFNPSHPGTRLKGNSRPNGKVNGRVVKAVTAIRKQRLITIEGRGMLGVPGVAARAFGAVASTGTSVPLITQASSEQSICFAAPSELAGTVLSALEKAFSSEIADNDIDRVWATEDISIITVVGAGMRHTPGVSGQVFSRLGEHGVNVLAIAQGSSEVSISLVVEAAETEQAVKALHELIVQ